The following are encoded in a window of Bradyrhizobium sp. WBOS07 genomic DNA:
- a CDS encoding cupin domain-containing protein — translation MTALEKGITANGTGYGGKSWNILGQVYFPKAVTDSTFAFETNSDPGQFVPVHIHPTQDEFILVQEGTLDLKLDGQWVKAHAGDLVRMPRGIPHGYFNKSDKPCRALFWVSPMQKLEALFNQLHNLTDPAEVVRISALHEVDFLPPEAND, via the coding sequence ATGACTGCACTCGAAAAGGGCATTACCGCCAACGGCACAGGCTACGGCGGCAAGAGCTGGAACATTCTGGGCCAGGTTTATTTCCCCAAGGCCGTCACCGATTCCACCTTCGCGTTCGAAACCAACAGCGATCCCGGCCAGTTCGTGCCGGTGCACATCCATCCGACCCAGGACGAGTTCATCCTGGTGCAGGAGGGCACGCTCGACCTCAAGCTCGACGGACAATGGGTCAAGGCCCATGCCGGCGATCTGGTGCGCATGCCGCGCGGCATCCCGCATGGCTATTTCAACAAGTCCGACAAGCCCTGCCGCGCGCTGTTCTGGGTCTCGCCGATGCAGAAGCTGGAGGCGTTGTTCAACCAGCTGCACAATCTGACCGACCCCGCAGAAGTCGTGCGCATCTCGGCGCTGCACGAGGTCGATTTCCTGCCGCCCGAGGCCAACGACTAG
- a CDS encoding AraC family transcriptional regulator, protein MSAAELETSATASAAERLADFARVTTDDVDEAAEQIGRIFCPHDLKPARARAAGFSARHNCAAFDGFSINYVAYGGSVCIDPGCLDRFFLVQIPLAGTAQIRAGITELEAAPERTASLLSPTIPTRMMWRDCAQAILLLDRRIVEQRAAALSGRASGAVEFDPVIDLETPAGRVLRTRLAELMTLAERLGPSGRLSAIAMADWREMLLDHLLNGQPHGLSDAITTFSGRAERLPRTLRAARDHLADNAGEPLDLAQLACASGIGIRALQLGFRRHFGQSISQMLLDMRLAALHARLAQGSPDASVTDIAFELGFTHLSRMAGAYREKFGETPSATLRRRLS, encoded by the coding sequence ATGTCCGCAGCCGAGCTGGAAACGAGCGCAACAGCCTCTGCAGCCGAACGGCTTGCGGATTTCGCCCGCGTCACCACCGATGACGTCGACGAGGCGGCCGAACAGATCGGACGCATCTTCTGCCCGCACGACCTCAAGCCGGCACGGGCGCGCGCGGCCGGCTTCTCGGCCCGGCACAATTGCGCGGCCTTCGACGGTTTCTCCATCAATTACGTCGCCTATGGCGGATCGGTCTGCATCGATCCCGGTTGCCTCGATCGCTTCTTCCTGGTGCAGATTCCGCTCGCGGGCACGGCCCAGATCCGCGCTGGCATCACCGAGCTCGAGGCCGCGCCGGAGCGGACCGCGTCGCTGCTCTCGCCGACGATCCCGACCCGGATGATGTGGCGCGACTGCGCGCAGGCTATCCTGCTGCTCGACCGCCGCATCGTCGAGCAGCGCGCGGCGGCGCTGTCGGGCAGGGCATCGGGCGCCGTCGAGTTCGATCCGGTGATCGACCTGGAGACGCCGGCCGGACGGGTGCTGCGAACCCGTCTTGCCGAGCTGATGACGCTCGCCGAGCGTCTAGGTCCGTCCGGCAGGCTGTCGGCGATCGCCATGGCCGATTGGCGCGAAATGCTGCTCGATCATCTCCTCAATGGCCAGCCGCATGGCCTCTCGGATGCGATCACGACATTCTCCGGCCGCGCTGAGCGGCTGCCGCGCACGCTCCGCGCGGCGCGGGACCATCTTGCGGACAATGCCGGCGAGCCGCTCGACCTCGCACAGCTCGCCTGCGCCTCCGGCATCGGCATCCGCGCGCTCCAGCTCGGCTTCCGCCGCCATTTCGGCCAGTCGATCTCGCAGATGCTGCTCGACATGCGCCTCGCCGCTCTGCACGCCCGGCTCGCGCAAGGATCGCCCGATGCCTCCGTCACCGACATCGCGTTCGAGCTCGGCTTCACCCATCTCAGCCGCATGGCCGGGGCCTACCGCGAAAAATTCGGCGAGACCCCGTCGGCCACGCTGCGGCGGCGGCTGAGCTGA
- a CDS encoding cupin domain-containing protein, translating into MDGRGDTNSPKDAPTSEADDAVDQRLGETVRLLRQRAGFSIQDVANKTGLSTGMISQLERARAMPSIRTLRLLSIALDVPISYFFETSDPAEVPRYIVRKNNRRLLRLTASGVVKEALTPEGKGQLELYELTLNPGASSGTDFLQHTGEKAGYILSGSLRLWLDNQAHVLEAGDSFRFPSTVPHMFDNPTQQAARVIWVTTLRENPATA; encoded by the coding sequence ATGGATGGTCGCGGCGACACCAACAGTCCGAAGGACGCCCCGACCAGCGAGGCGGACGATGCGGTCGACCAGCGGCTCGGCGAAACCGTGCGGCTGCTGCGTCAGCGCGCCGGTTTCTCGATCCAGGACGTCGCCAACAAGACGGGTCTCTCCACCGGCATGATCAGCCAGCTCGAACGCGCGCGCGCGATGCCGTCGATCCGGACGCTGCGCCTGCTCAGCATCGCGCTCGACGTGCCCATCTCCTATTTCTTCGAGACCAGCGATCCCGCCGAGGTGCCGCGCTACATCGTGCGCAAGAACAACCGCCGGCTGCTGCGCCTCACCGCCAGCGGCGTCGTCAAGGAAGCCCTCACGCCCGAAGGCAAGGGCCAGCTCGAGCTCTACGAGCTCACGCTCAATCCCGGCGCCTCCTCCGGCACCGACTTCCTGCAGCACACCGGCGAGAAGGCCGGCTACATCCTGTCCGGCAGCCTGCGGCTGTGGCTCGACAACCAGGCCCATGTGCTGGAGGCCGGCGACAGCTTCCGCTTTCCGAGCACCGTGCCGCACATGTTCGACAATCCGACCCAGCAGGCAGCGCGCGTGATCTGGGTGACGACGCTGCGCGAAAATCCCGCGACTGCTTGA
- a CDS encoding peptide ABC transporter substrate-binding protein: MADSTGRFGVGGVHFGSPSRRQLFQLGAGAAAGLTLPGHAFAQSERPSNPPEKPRGQVIAALSQEPTVFHPLMPGIEVDQGVWWQVFSLLWYIDPAGNFVPDLAREIPTIENGGLSADGLTWKIKLRSDVKWHDGTPFTADDVKFSLELINDSNFRARSRVGHSLVKDIKVVAADEIHWRMEAPYSPYMSILGSLTFIVPKHILEKVSDPNASPFHNAPVGTGPFRWGERVPGDHILLNAHTGYHGKGPYVERVVFKYIPDLTVLYTQFRTGQVDYTGLQGILPNFVQEAKTLKGRKIVVSSTSSVEHIAPNLEFGPFADRAVREALYLAINKQAIIDALYYGLPTQTESFVPQQAWSSQQGLPQHKYDPAKANALLDAAGWVRGAGGVREKGGVKLEFTNSTTSGNAAREQTQQLLIQDWRAIGAAMRVNNMPAAVIWGEFWQQSKFNSVIVGVNFMLGSDPDVTPRFGSGAIPAKGGRGYNTYQYQSAEADRLLAQGAKQFDLAQRKTTYGELQKLIRNDLAILPLFQGFIAEGVKEGLQGFRPNINTSINCWNIREWYWA; encoded by the coding sequence ATGGCAGACAGCACCGGCAGGTTCGGCGTTGGCGGAGTCCACTTCGGCAGTCCAAGCCGCCGGCAATTGTTCCAGCTCGGTGCGGGCGCCGCGGCGGGTTTGACGCTTCCAGGCCACGCTTTTGCGCAGAGCGAACGTCCCTCCAATCCGCCGGAGAAGCCGCGCGGACAGGTGATCGCGGCGCTGTCGCAGGAGCCGACCGTCTTTCATCCCTTGATGCCCGGCATCGAGGTCGATCAGGGCGTCTGGTGGCAAGTGTTCTCGCTGCTCTGGTACATCGATCCCGCCGGCAATTTCGTTCCCGATCTCGCCCGCGAAATCCCGACCATCGAGAATGGCGGCCTGTCGGCCGACGGCCTGACCTGGAAGATCAAGCTGCGCAGCGACGTGAAGTGGCATGACGGCACGCCGTTCACGGCCGACGACGTCAAGTTCTCGCTCGAGCTGATCAACGATTCCAATTTCCGCGCGCGCAGCCGCGTCGGCCACAGCCTGGTCAAGGACATCAAGGTCGTCGCGGCGGATGAGATTCACTGGCGCATGGAAGCGCCTTATTCGCCCTACATGTCGATCCTGGGGTCGCTGACCTTCATCGTGCCCAAGCACATCCTGGAGAAGGTGTCCGACCCGAACGCCTCGCCGTTCCACAATGCGCCCGTCGGCACCGGGCCTTTCCGCTGGGGCGAACGCGTGCCCGGCGACCACATCCTGCTCAATGCCCACACCGGCTATCACGGCAAAGGGCCTTACGTCGAACGCGTGGTCTTCAAGTACATTCCCGATCTGACCGTGCTCTACACCCAGTTCCGCACGGGACAGGTCGACTACACCGGCCTGCAAGGCATCCTGCCGAACTTCGTGCAGGAGGCGAAGACGCTGAAGGGCCGCAAGATCGTCGTCTCCTCGACGTCCTCGGTGGAGCATATCGCGCCCAACCTGGAGTTCGGTCCCTTCGCCGACCGCGCCGTGCGCGAGGCGCTGTACCTGGCCATCAACAAGCAGGCGATCATCGACGCGCTCTATTACGGCCTGCCGACGCAGACCGAGAGTTTTGTGCCGCAACAGGCCTGGTCGTCCCAGCAGGGATTGCCGCAGCACAAATACGATCCTGCCAAGGCCAATGCGCTGCTCGATGCGGCGGGATGGGTGCGCGGCGCCGGCGGCGTGCGCGAGAAGGGCGGCGTCAAGCTCGAATTCACCAACTCGACCACGTCGGGCAATGCGGCGCGCGAGCAGACCCAGCAGCTCCTGATCCAGGATTGGCGCGCGATCGGCGCCGCGATGCGCGTCAACAACATGCCGGCGGCCGTGATCTGGGGCGAGTTCTGGCAGCAATCCAAGTTCAATTCGGTGATCGTCGGCGTGAACTTCATGCTCGGCAGCGACCCCGACGTGACGCCGCGCTTCGGCTCCGGCGCCATTCCCGCCAAGGGCGGCCGCGGCTACAACACTTATCAATATCAGAGCGCGGAGGCCGATCGGCTGCTGGCCCAAGGCGCCAAGCAATTCGATCTGGCGCAGCGCAAGACCACCTATGGCGAGCTGCAGAAGCTGATCCGCAACGACCTTGCGATCCTGCCGCTGTTCCAGGGCTTCATCGCCGAGGGCGTGAAGGAGGGGCTGCAAGGATTCCGGCCCAACATCAACACCTCGATCAATTGCTGGAACATCCGCGAATGGTACTGGGCCTGA
- a CDS encoding ABC transporter permease has translation MARYVVNRLAQAIMLLVIVSAIGFAILHLAPGGPLSQFAVSGQMTQEDLDRVTKQLGLDRPLPVQYLDWFGRMLKGDWGRSYRDGEAVLSVISSHLGATLELMATATIIAVLLGCWIGILGALRRYSLFDTLATVGAMIALSIPTFWFGLVTIYVFSVKLGWLPAGNRHTIGDGSFLDLLHHLIAPAMVLALVETAMWGRFMRSSMLEVINQDYIRTARAKGMPEWRILTVHALRNALLPMITVAGLQFPTLLGGALVAETVFTWPGMGRLFLDSIGYRDYPVVMGILMFSATMVLIGSLLADILYAVVDPRIRVG, from the coding sequence ATGGCCCGTTACGTCGTCAACCGCCTCGCACAGGCGATCATGCTGCTGGTGATCGTCTCGGCGATCGGCTTTGCCATCCTGCATCTGGCGCCCGGTGGCCCGTTGTCGCAATTTGCCGTCTCCGGGCAGATGACGCAGGAAGATCTCGATCGCGTCACCAAGCAGCTCGGGCTCGATCGGCCGCTGCCGGTGCAGTATCTCGACTGGTTCGGTCGCATGCTCAAAGGCGATTGGGGCCGCTCCTATCGCGACGGCGAGGCGGTGCTGTCGGTGATCTCCTCGCATCTCGGCGCCACGCTGGAGCTGATGGCGACGGCGACCATCATCGCGGTGCTGCTCGGCTGCTGGATCGGCATCCTCGGCGCACTGCGCCGCTATTCGCTGTTCGATACGCTCGCCACCGTCGGGGCCATGATCGCGCTGTCGATCCCGACCTTCTGGTTCGGCCTCGTCACCATCTACGTCTTCTCGGTCAAGCTCGGCTGGCTGCCGGCCGGCAACCGGCACACCATTGGCGACGGCTCCTTCCTCGATCTGCTGCATCATTTGATCGCGCCGGCGATGGTGCTGGCGCTGGTGGAGACCGCGATGTGGGGCCGCTTCATGCGCTCCTCCATGCTCGAGGTGATCAACCAGGATTATATCCGCACCGCGCGTGCCAAGGGCATGCCGGAATGGCGCATTCTCACGGTGCACGCGCTTCGCAACGCGCTGCTGCCGATGATCACGGTGGCGGGCCTGCAGTTTCCCACCCTGCTCGGCGGCGCGCTGGTGGCCGAGACCGTTTTCACCTGGCCCGGCATGGGCCGCCTGTTCCTGGATTCCATCGGCTACCGCGACTATCCCGTGGTGATGGGCATCCTGATGTTCTCGGCGACCATGGTGCTGATCGGCTCGCTGCTGGCCGACATCCTCTATGCCGTCGTCGATCCCCGCATCCGGGTGGGCTGA
- a CDS encoding ABC transporter permease: protein MATAALSTVQLAPGQAAWRRFRRHRLALAGAVIILVLVLGSAFGPYLLPFDDTYIDIMKRFAPPLSGAHILGTDELGRDVLARLMMGGRVSLSIGIVAMVIAMAVGIAVGAFAGFYGGAVGAVLMRLVDAVLCFPTIFLLLALAALTEPGLVTTTVLIAATAWMAVARVVEAQVRSLREREFAVAALAFGSSNLRIMFRELVPNAIAPIVVAATLNVAKAILLESYVSYLGYGIQPPAASWGNMLNNAQIYLTSAPWLAIAPGVAITLAVTSFNFLGDGLRDALDPRMNIP from the coding sequence ATGGCGACCGCAGCGCTCTCCACCGTCCAGCTCGCGCCCGGCCAGGCGGCGTGGCGGCGCTTCCGCCGGCACCGGCTCGCGCTCGCCGGCGCCGTCATCATCCTGGTGCTCGTGCTCGGCTCGGCGTTCGGCCCGTATCTGCTGCCGTTCGACGATACCTATATCGACATCATGAAGCGGTTCGCGCCGCCGCTGTCCGGGGCGCATATCCTCGGCACCGACGAGCTCGGCCGCGACGTGCTGGCGCGGCTGATGATGGGCGGCCGCGTCTCGCTTTCGATCGGCATCGTCGCGATGGTGATCGCGATGGCGGTCGGCATTGCCGTCGGCGCTTTCGCCGGCTTCTATGGCGGCGCGGTCGGTGCGGTCCTGATGCGGCTGGTCGATGCCGTCCTGTGCTTTCCGACCATCTTCCTCCTGCTGGCGCTGGCCGCGCTCACCGAGCCCGGCCTCGTCACCACCACCGTGCTGATTGCGGCGACCGCCTGGATGGCCGTCGCCCGCGTGGTCGAGGCCCAGGTGCGGTCGCTGCGCGAGCGCGAGTTTGCGGTCGCCGCGCTCGCCTTTGGCTCGTCGAACCTGCGCATCATGTTCCGCGAGCTCGTGCCCAATGCGATCGCGCCGATCGTGGTGGCCGCGACGTTGAACGTTGCGAAGGCGATCCTGCTGGAATCCTATGTCAGCTATCTCGGCTACGGCATCCAGCCGCCGGCGGCGAGCTGGGGCAACATGCTCAACAATGCGCAGATCTATCTCACCAGCGCGCCGTGGCTCGCGATTGCGCCGGGCGTTGCCATCACGCTGGCGGTGACCAGCTTCAACTTCCTCGGTGACGGGCTGCGCGACGCGCTCGACCCGCGCATGAACATCCCTTGA
- a CDS encoding FAD-binding oxidoreductase has product MSPPLNRINSDERLPAQVDVVVIGGGVIGVSAAYHLAKKGHSVALVEKGHVGGEQSSRNWGWCRQQGRAREEIPLAREALRLWEDMQNDAGVDAGFRRTGVLFLTKSKDELASWERWAAVAREMQVHSTVLTPAEIAERMPGNTDTWVGGLHTPSDGRAEPSMAVPALAAAARKHGVTIHQGCAARGLETTGGRVSAVVTEKGTIRTQAVLLSGGAWSSLFCRRHGIELPIGLVNATACRTTPGPEITSGALGTDFYCIRRRLDGGFTLALRNRGTVELSPDLFRYARTFWPTYLHRKNGLKLSIGTSFFEQIVRGTSWSFDKPSPFETERVRDPAPDMSLVNAALASLIKANPELKDIEIAEAWGGTIDCTPDTIPVISPVDALPGFFLATGFSGHGFGIGPAAGKLAADIVTGATPLVDPAAYSHKRMIDGRRLAPVSPF; this is encoded by the coding sequence ATGTCCCCGCCGCTCAATCGTATCAACAGCGATGAACGCCTGCCGGCGCAGGTGGACGTCGTCGTCATCGGCGGCGGCGTGATCGGCGTCTCCGCGGCCTACCATCTGGCGAAGAAGGGGCATTCGGTCGCGCTGGTCGAAAAGGGCCATGTCGGTGGCGAGCAGTCGAGCCGCAATTGGGGTTGGTGCCGGCAGCAGGGCCGCGCGCGCGAGGAGATTCCGCTGGCGCGCGAGGCGCTGCGGCTCTGGGAGGACATGCAGAACGACGCCGGCGTCGATGCCGGCTTTCGCCGCACCGGCGTACTGTTCCTGACCAAGAGCAAGGACGAGCTCGCGAGCTGGGAGCGCTGGGCCGCGGTCGCGCGCGAGATGCAAGTTCACTCCACCGTCCTGACGCCGGCCGAAATTGCCGAGCGCATGCCTGGGAATACCGACACATGGGTCGGCGGCCTGCATACGCCGAGCGACGGCCGCGCCGAGCCGTCGATGGCCGTGCCGGCGCTCGCGGCCGCCGCGCGAAAACACGGCGTCACCATCCACCAGGGCTGCGCCGCGCGCGGGCTGGAGACGACCGGCGGGCGCGTCAGCGCCGTCGTCACCGAGAAGGGCACCATCCGGACGCAAGCCGTGCTGCTGTCAGGCGGCGCCTGGTCGTCGCTGTTCTGCCGGCGTCACGGCATCGAGCTGCCGATCGGCCTCGTCAACGCCACCGCTTGCCGGACCACGCCGGGACCGGAGATCACCTCCGGCGCGCTCGGCACGGATTTCTATTGCATTCGTCGCCGCCTCGACGGCGGTTTCACGCTGGCGCTGCGCAACCGCGGCACGGTCGAGCTGTCGCCCGACCTGTTCCGCTACGCCCGCACGTTCTGGCCGACCTATTTGCATCGCAAGAACGGGCTGAAGCTCTCGATCGGCACGTCCTTCTTCGAGCAGATCGTGCGCGGCACCAGCTGGAGCTTCGACAAGCCGTCGCCATTCGAGACCGAGCGCGTGCGCGATCCCGCGCCCGACATGTCGCTGGTCAATGCCGCGCTGGCCTCGTTGATCAAGGCAAATCCGGAGTTGAAGGACATCGAGATCGCGGAAGCCTGGGGCGGCACCATCGACTGCACGCCGGACACGATCCCCGTGATCTCGCCGGTCGATGCGCTGCCCGGCTTCTTCCTCGCCACCGGCTTCTCCGGCCACGGCTTTGGCATCGGCCCTGCGGCCGGCAAGCTCGCCGCCGACATCGTCACCGGTGCGACGCCGCTGGTCGATCCCGCCGCCTACAGCCACAAGCGCATGATCGACGGCCGGCGCCTGGCGCCGGTCAGTCCGTTCTGA
- a CDS encoding glyoxylate/hydroxypyruvate reductase A, with product MTVLYKANMERGAEWARFFAERAPDVPFRLWPDIGDPGAVRYLVAWVPPDDLATAFPNLELVFSVGAGVDQFDATKIPAHIPLVRMLEPGIAETMVEYVTMAVLALHRDLLHFIGQQKEQVWREIRITPARRRRVGVMGLGQLGQAVLERLKAFGFPLSGWNRSPREIEGVTCYAGADVLPNFLAQADILICLLPLTDETRGILNADLFARLPRGAGLVNVGRGPHLVEADFLAALDSGALSAAVLDVADPEPLPPGHPFWSHPRILLTPHNASMTMPDTAVDFVLDVIARHRRGEELPGLVDRSRGY from the coding sequence ATGACGGTTCTCTACAAGGCCAACATGGAGCGCGGCGCCGAATGGGCGCGCTTCTTCGCTGAGCGCGCGCCTGACGTGCCGTTCCGGCTCTGGCCCGACATCGGCGATCCCGGCGCGGTGCGTTATCTCGTGGCCTGGGTGCCGCCGGACGATCTCGCGACGGCCTTTCCGAACCTGGAGCTCGTCTTCTCGGTCGGTGCCGGCGTCGACCAGTTCGATGCCACGAAAATTCCGGCTCACATTCCGTTGGTCCGCATGCTGGAGCCCGGCATTGCCGAGACCATGGTCGAATATGTCACCATGGCCGTGCTGGCCCTGCATCGCGACCTCCTGCATTTCATCGGCCAGCAGAAGGAGCAGGTTTGGCGTGAGATTCGGATCACGCCGGCGAGGCGCCGGCGCGTCGGCGTGATGGGGCTCGGCCAGCTCGGCCAGGCCGTGCTCGAACGCCTCAAGGCATTCGGCTTTCCGCTATCGGGCTGGAACCGCTCGCCGCGCGAGATCGAAGGCGTCACCTGCTACGCCGGCGCGGATGTGCTGCCAAATTTCCTTGCGCAGGCCGACATTCTCATCTGCCTGTTGCCTCTGACCGACGAGACCCGCGGCATCCTGAACGCAGACCTGTTCGCGCGCTTGCCGCGCGGTGCGGGGCTCGTCAATGTCGGCCGTGGCCCGCATCTGGTCGAGGCTGATTTTCTCGCGGCGCTCGACAGCGGCGCCTTGTCGGCTGCGGTGCTCGACGTCGCCGATCCCGAGCCGCTGCCCCCAGGCCATCCGTTCTGGAGCCACCCCCGCATTCTGCTGACGCCGCACAATGCCAGCATGACGATGCCCGATACGGCGGTCGATTTCGTGCTCGACGTGATTGCGCGCCACCGCCGCGGCGAAGAGCTGCCGGGGCTGGTTGATCGTAGCCGCGGTTACTGA
- a CDS encoding ABC transporter ATP-binding protein: protein MSIGASAPEQVVAEAPVLSVAGLTTSFMLERRWIPVVRNVSFDVAPRETVAIVGESGSGKSVTALSIMRLIPQEIGRVEGRVTLAGRELLPLPQARMKDIRGNDVAMIFQEPMTSLNPVLTIGFQIAEALIQHRGLSRAAAEAETVRLLDRVRIPAARSRFHEHPHRFSGGMRQRVMIAMALACKPKLLIADEPTTALDVTIQAQILELLKQLQQEEGMSILFITHDMGVVAEIADRTVVMYGGQAVETDTTTRIFETPSHPYTRALLAAVPRLGSMDGRARPMRFPIVDKVTGTSDEPAETPDTVSTAQRPLLEVAGLTTRFPIRSGLFGKVSGRVHAVENVSFTLRAGETLALVGESGCGKSTTGRSILKLTEPDGGTVLIDGEDVLAMKGRALRDVRKHMQIVFQDPFASLNPRMSVGTAIAAPLLANGLATASQARDKAADLLERVGLSADMAARFPHEFSGGQRQRICIARALALGPKLIVADEAVSALDVSVKAQVVNLMLDLQASMGLAYLFISHDIAVVERMSHRVAVMYLGEIVEIGPRAALFGNPQHPYTKKLMAAVPVPDPSRRGTRRDVSNDEIRSPVRAPDYQPPVRHYREVSPGHVVQAWNEEWSG, encoded by the coding sequence ATGAGCATCGGCGCGAGTGCACCCGAGCAGGTCGTTGCCGAAGCGCCCGTGCTGTCGGTCGCCGGCCTCACCACCTCCTTCATGCTCGAGCGACGATGGATTCCCGTCGTCCGCAACGTCTCGTTCGACGTGGCGCCGCGCGAGACCGTGGCGATCGTCGGCGAGTCCGGCTCGGGCAAGAGCGTCACCGCGCTGTCGATCATGCGGCTGATCCCGCAGGAGATCGGCCGCGTCGAGGGGCGTGTCACGCTGGCCGGCCGCGAGCTGCTGCCGCTGCCGCAAGCGCGCATGAAGGACATCCGCGGCAACGACGTCGCCATGATCTTCCAGGAGCCGATGACGAGCCTCAATCCGGTGCTCACCATCGGCTTCCAGATCGCGGAGGCGCTGATCCAGCATCGCGGCCTGTCGCGCGCGGCGGCGGAAGCCGAGACCGTGCGCCTGCTCGATCGCGTCCGCATTCCTGCCGCGAGGTCGCGATTCCACGAGCATCCGCATCGCTTCTCCGGCGGCATGCGCCAGCGCGTGATGATCGCGATGGCGCTGGCCTGCAAGCCAAAGCTCCTGATCGCGGACGAGCCCACCACCGCGCTCGACGTCACGATCCAGGCCCAGATCCTCGAGCTCCTGAAGCAGCTCCAGCAGGAGGAGGGGATGTCGATCCTCTTCATCACCCACGACATGGGCGTGGTCGCCGAGATCGCAGACCGGACCGTGGTGATGTATGGCGGCCAGGCGGTGGAGACCGATACGACGACGCGCATCTTCGAGACGCCCTCGCACCCCTACACCCGCGCGCTGCTCGCCGCGGTGCCGCGGCTCGGCTCGATGGACGGCCGCGCGCGGCCGATGCGGTTTCCGATCGTCGACAAGGTGACGGGGACCTCGGACGAGCCGGCGGAGACGCCCGACACCGTCTCGACGGCGCAGCGGCCGCTGCTCGAGGTCGCTGGCCTCACCACGCGCTTTCCGATCCGTTCCGGATTGTTCGGTAAGGTCTCCGGCCGCGTCCATGCGGTCGAGAACGTCTCCTTCACCTTGCGGGCCGGCGAGACGCTGGCGCTGGTCGGCGAATCCGGCTGCGGCAAGTCGACCACGGGACGCTCCATCCTCAAGCTGACCGAGCCGGACGGCGGCACCGTGCTGATCGACGGCGAGGACGTCCTCGCCATGAAGGGCCGCGCCTTGCGCGACGTTCGAAAGCACATGCAGATCGTCTTTCAGGATCCGTTCGCGAGCCTCAATCCGCGCATGTCGGTGGGGACGGCGATTGCCGCGCCCTTGCTCGCCAACGGCCTCGCCACCGCATCTCAGGCGCGCGACAAGGCCGCCGACCTCCTCGAGCGCGTGGGTCTTTCCGCCGACATGGCCGCGCGGTTTCCGCACGAATTCTCCGGCGGCCAGCGCCAGCGCATCTGCATCGCGCGCGCGCTCGCGCTCGGGCCCAAGCTGATCGTCGCCGATGAGGCGGTCTCCGCGCTCGACGTCTCGGTCAAGGCGCAGGTCGTCAATCTGATGCTCGACCTGCAGGCCAGCATGGGCCTTGCCTATCTCTTCATTTCCCACGACATCGCGGTGGTCGAGCGCATGAGCCACCGCGTCGCGGTGATGTATCTCGGCGAGATCGTCGAGATCGGCCCGCGCGCCGCATTGTTCGGCAATCCGCAGCATCCCTACACGAAGAAGCTGATGGCCGCCGTGCCGGTGCCCGATCCCTCCCGTCGCGGCACCCGGCGTGACGTCTCGAACGACGAGATCAGAAGCCCCGTGCGCGCGCCGGACTACCAGCCCCCGGTGCGGCACTATCGCGAAGTCTCGCCCGGCCACGTCGTCCAGGCCTGGAACGAGGAATGGTCGGGCTGA